In Dromiciops gliroides isolate mDroGli1 chromosome 4, mDroGli1.pri, whole genome shotgun sequence, one DNA window encodes the following:
- the LOC122752896 gene encoding natural cytotoxicity triggering receptor 2-like: MMAQADPLLLLLLLLLLLLLMGSQGQGPEEVNLQEGRTLILRCRYNPQIYERRWKTWCKWRENGGVCDRLITKNSGSLLEIWDPRASLKDNHNTGIMTISMSELRVEDSGNYSCGIYYLDIPLIEVIRTISLQVSPAPTLRTIKHSQTTTETPVTTSATPLVTSRPSHSSICTSYPVIQVLSWLIVTKSLIFTALVVLMSTCRYLGKGRSH; this comes from the exons ATGATGGCCCAGGCAGacccactgctgctgctgctgctcctgctactGCTTTTGCTGTTAATGG GCTCCCAGGGCCAAGGGCCTGAAGAAGTGAATTTGCAGGAGGGGAGGACACTCATACTGAGATGCAGATACAATCCCCAAATATATGAGAGGAGGTGGAAAACCTGGTGTAAGTGGAGAGAGAATGGAGGGGTGTGTGATAGACTAATTACCAAGAACTCAGGCTCTCTCTTGGAAATCTGGGACCCACGAGCCTCCCTGAAGGATAACCACAACACTGGCATTATGACCATCAGTATGTCTGAGCTTAGGGTGGAGGACTCAGGCAACTATTCATGTGGAATCTATTACCTGGACATCCCTTTAATTGAGGTTATCAGGACAATCAGCCTCCAGGTTTCTCCAG cCCCAACATTGAGGACCATCAAACATTCTCAAACTACCACTGAGACACCTGTCACCACCTCTGCCACCCCCTTGGTCACCAGCAG GCCATCACATTCTTCCATTTGCACCAGTTACCCAGTTATCCAGGTACTGTCTTGGCTCATTGTGACCAAAAGCCTAATCTTCACAGCTCTGGTTGTTCTCATGAGCACATGCAGGTATCTAG ggaaaggaaggagccACTGA
- the LOC122752894 gene encoding trem-like transcript 4 protein isoform X6: MGSQGQGPEEVNLQEGQTLMLRCRYNPQIRERSWKMWCKWRENRRWCDDLIISNSVIIREHQDPRDSLQDDPNTGIMIITMSELRVKDSGSYSCGIYDSVRNTIEVIRRISLQISPAPTFRTIKHSQTTTETPVTTSATPLVTSRPSHSSIFASSPVIQVLCGLIVTKGLIFTALVVLLSRCRGPGKGTSHCELSQNQNGLG, encoded by the exons ATGG GCTCCCAGGGCCAAGGGCCTGAAGAAGTGAATTTGCAGGAGGGACAAACCCTCATGCTGAGATGCAGATACAATCCTCAAATACGTGAGAGAAGTTGGAAAATGTGGTGTAAGTGGAGAGAGAATAGAAGGTGGTGTGATGACCTAATTATCAGCAACTCAGTCATCATAAGAGAACATCAGGACCCACGAGACTCCCTGCAGGATGACCCCAACACTGGCATCATGATCATCACCATGTCTGAGCTCAGGGTGAAGGACTCAGGCAGCTATTCATGTGGAATCTATGACTCTGTCAGAAACACTATTGAGGTTATCAGGAGAATCAGCCTCCAGATTTCTCCAG CCCCGACATTCAGGACCATCAAACATTCTCAAACTACCACTGAGACACCTGTCACCACCTCTGCCACCCCCTTGGTCACCAGCAG gCCTTCACATTCTTCCATTTTTGCCAGTTCCCCAGTTATCCAGGTACTGTGTGGACTCATTGTGACCAAAGGCCTAATCTTCACAGCTCTGGTTGTTCTCCTGAGTAGGTGCAGGGGCCCAG ggAAAGGAACGAGCCACTGTGAGCTTTCTCAGAATCAAAATGGCCTTGGATGA